The following are from one region of the Ignavibacteriota bacterium genome:
- the floA gene encoding flotillin-like protein FloA (flotillin-like protein involved in membrane lipid rafts), giving the protein MEAITGLSLVIIIAIFLFLILILYFVPVRLYIAAISSGVKIRIFKDLIGMRLRRVPPSIIVDSLINATKAGINVHQGLLEAHYLAGGNVKKVVAALISADKANIHLPFERAAAIDLAGRDVLEAVRMSVIPKVIETPTVAAVAKDGIQLKTIARVTVRANIDRLVGGAGEATVLARVGEGIVSTIGSSNSHKEVLEHPDRISKSVLAKGLDSGTAFEILSIDIADVDIGQNIGAMLQTDQAEADLKVARAKAEERRASAVASEQENIAEVAKQRARVVEAEAEVPKAMAEAFRSGRLGVMDYYQMRNIQADTEMRDSIAKPQEPKKGS; this is encoded by the coding sequence ATGGAAGCAATAACAGGTCTATCTTTAGTAATAATCATAGCAATATTCTTATTTCTTATATTAATTCTTTATTTCGTTCCCGTCAGGTTATATATAGCAGCGATTTCATCCGGTGTGAAAATCAGGATATTTAAGGACCTTATCGGTATGAGACTAAGAAGAGTTCCACCAAGTATAATAGTTGATAGTTTGATAAATGCAACAAAAGCAGGAATTAATGTTCACCAGGGTTTACTCGAAGCGCACTACCTTGCAGGTGGTAATGTTAAGAAAGTTGTTGCTGCATTAATTTCCGCCGATAAAGCGAACATACATTTACCATTTGAGAGAGCTGCAGCAATTGATCTTGCAGGAAGAGATGTACTTGAAGCAGTAAGGATGTCGGTTATTCCAAAAGTAATTGAAACACCCACAGTTGCTGCAGTAGCAAAAGATGGTATCCAGTTAAAAACTATTGCAAGAGTAACAGTAAGAGCAAATATTGACAGGTTGGTGGGCGGTGCAGGTGAAGCTACAGTACTTGCAAGAGTTGGCGAAGGCATTGTATCCACAATTGGCTCAAGTAATTCACATAAAGAAGTATTAGAACATCCTGACAGAATTTCTAAAAGTGTTCTTGCAAAAGGATTGGATTCAGGAACTGCATTTGAAATTCTTTCGATTGATATAGCCGATGTTGATATCGGACAAAATATTGGTGCTATGCTTCAGACAGATCAAGCAGAAGCTGATTTAAAAGTTGCAAGAGCAAAAGCTGAAGAGAGAAGAGCATCAGCAGTTGCGAGTGAACAGGAAAATATCGCTGAAGTTGCAAAGCAGAGAGCAAGAGTAGTTGAAGCTGAAGCTGAAGTTCCAAAAGCAATGGCAGAAGCATTCCGATCTGGCAGACTTGGTGTGATGGATTACTACCAGATGCGTAATATACAGGCTGATACTGAAATGCGCGATTCAATTGCAAAACCGCAGGAGCCGAAAAAGGGTAGTTAG
- a CDS encoding ATP-dependent helicase, giving the protein MNQKKYILTRVGKAGFEKKVDESCLPARQASFAINYQQELNPSQYEAVSAVNGAYLIIAGAGTGKTRTLVYRVARLIESGYDPNSILLLTFTRKAANEMMKRASVLLDDRCSKIRGGTFHSFANLTLRKYSKAAGLDSNFTILDQGDSEDIINLIRSQGGLISKERRFPKKETLNKIYSLSANTERAIELIIEEEYPHFLPELDEILKIQKVFVEYKKRNNLLDYDDLLIYLRDFLASGNAAAKNLLSTISFVMVDEYQDTNKLQADIVKGLVQHNGNVMVVGDDAQSIYSFRGANFKNIMEFPKLFPEAQIIKIEENYRSVQSILDFANHIYDGAVEKYTKALYTRRQGGDLPFIVAAANENMQSKFIVEKILELMEEGINLKDIAVLFRSSFFSFDLEIELAKAGIPFQKFGGIKFIEAAHVKDVLAFLRIASNPKDIVSWYRVLLLHDGIGPKTAQRILDELATAKLTIDENPGTKKQFAYEKIKELFVFLYKLRNSQAPPSELVGMIFEYYHPIFKLKYDDFNKRSKDLETLQNISENYRSLDSFLADMAIEPIIDSVTDIGETDKEDEYLTLSTIHSAKGLEWHSVFVIHAVEGYFPSVRAVESLESLEEERRLMYVASTRAKQNLFVTYPMHMYNRIDGITLSKPSRFISEMSTDKAQGWLVEDEF; this is encoded by the coding sequence ATGAACCAAAAAAAATATATACTAACACGGGTTGGTAAAGCGGGATTCGAAAAAAAAGTTGACGAATCCTGCCTGCCGGCAAGGCAGGCCAGTTTTGCTATAAATTATCAGCAGGAATTAAATCCATCACAGTACGAAGCTGTATCGGCTGTAAATGGTGCTTACTTAATAATCGCCGGTGCAGGAACAGGGAAAACAAGAACTTTAGTTTATCGTGTTGCAAGATTAATTGAATCCGGTTACGATCCGAATTCGATTTTACTTTTAACATTTACCAGAAAAGCTGCTAACGAAATGATGAAACGTGCATCGGTTTTATTGGACGATCGATGTTCAAAAATTCGCGGGGGAACTTTTCATTCCTTTGCTAATTTGACTTTACGAAAATATTCGAAAGCTGCAGGGCTTGATTCAAACTTTACAATTCTTGATCAGGGTGATAGTGAAGACATAATTAATTTGATTCGTTCTCAGGGTGGATTGATCAGTAAGGAAAGAAGATTCCCGAAAAAAGAAACGCTCAATAAAATTTACAGCTTATCAGCAAACACTGAAAGAGCTATTGAATTAATAATCGAGGAAGAGTATCCACATTTCTTACCCGAACTTGATGAGATATTAAAAATTCAGAAAGTTTTTGTTGAATATAAAAAGAGAAACAACCTGCTTGATTATGATGACCTGTTAATTTATCTGAGAGATTTTCTTGCAAGTGGAAATGCTGCTGCTAAAAATCTTTTATCCACAATAAGTTTTGTTATGGTTGATGAATACCAGGATACAAACAAACTTCAGGCAGATATTGTAAAAGGATTAGTTCAGCATAACGGAAACGTGATGGTTGTTGGTGACGATGCACAATCAATTTATTCTTTCCGTGGAGCTAATTTCAAAAATATAATGGAATTTCCAAAACTTTTTCCTGAAGCTCAGATAATAAAGATTGAAGAGAATTACAGAAGTGTTCAAAGCATATTAGATTTTGCAAACCACATTTACGATGGTGCAGTTGAGAAATACACAAAAGCACTTTACACGCGAAGACAAGGTGGTGATTTACCATTCATTGTTGCTGCAGCAAATGAAAATATGCAATCAAAATTTATTGTTGAAAAAATTCTTGAACTGATGGAAGAAGGAATAAATTTAAAAGATATCGCAGTACTATTTAGATCTTCTTTCTTTTCATTTGATCTTGAAATAGAATTGGCAAAAGCAGGAATTCCTTTTCAAAAATTTGGCGGGATAAAATTCATTGAAGCTGCTCACGTAAAAGATGTACTCGCATTTCTTCGCATCGCATCAAATCCAAAAGACATCGTGAGTTGGTACAGAGTTTTGCTTTTGCATGATGGGATTGGACCAAAAACCGCTCAACGAATTCTGGATGAACTCGCAACTGCAAAACTTACAATCGATGAAAATCCTGGAACTAAGAAACAGTTCGCTTATGAAAAAATAAAAGAGCTTTTTGTTTTTCTTTATAAGCTGAGAAACTCGCAAGCACCACCAAGTGAATTAGTCGGAATGATTTTCGAATATTATCATCCAATCTTCAAATTGAAATACGACGATTTTAATAAAAGAAGTAAAGACTTAGAAACACTTCAAAATATTTCTGAGAATTATCGTTCGCTTGATTCCTTCCTTGCTGATATGGCAATTGAACCGATCATAGATAGTGTAACTGACATCGGTGAGACAGATAAAGAAGATGAATACCTGACTCTCTCTACAATTCACTCAGCAAAAGGTTTGGAATGGCATTCAGTATTTGTGATTCATGCAGTTGAAGGTTACTTCCCTTCTGTAAGAGCAGTTGAAAGTTTGGAATCTTTAGAAGAAGAAAGAAGATTAATGTACGTTGCTTCAACAAGAGCAAAGCAAAATCTTTTTGTAACATATCCGATGCACATGTACAACAGGATTGATGGAATAACATTATCGAAGCCATCAAGATTTATTTCTGAAATGTCAACTGATAAAGCTCAGGGCTGGCTGGTTGAGGATGAGTTTTAG
- a CDS encoding serine/threonine-protein phosphatase, translating into MDQKKLHRLVESIASGKFKTEEEMLIATMNEIIGNEEIEITGGRIWKLNDQSETYKILFQTGNIEKIDSDFQIDINRYPILESISKHRTILSQETISTLRKKGIFKYSASGVGRRKKIKEKFYYEYLLALNSDKIDEEFRINLNIIATALTAQIKQRRTSASVDHLKADIDRARQLQKSILPEHEYKFNVYDLYGITNPAEIVGGDFFDYLLHGSDGERLGVAVGDAASKGVGAAAEAMYISGALRMASGFELKIAALMRRMNQLVNLIFEDDKFTSLFYGELTTHRGGLFLYANAGHNPPIFIKAKTKVAEYLKTTGPVLGPAPDAKYFVDSINFSKDDVLLLYSDGITESADNNYDAYGDDRLLNKVKELSESSPKEIALGILEDVIKYSKNGKYSDDMTLVVIKKMK; encoded by the coding sequence ATAGATCAGAAAAAATTACATCGGCTTGTTGAATCAATTGCTTCCGGGAAATTTAAAACGGAAGAAGAAATGCTCATCGCCACAATGAACGAAATTATCGGTAATGAAGAAATAGAAATTACCGGTGGAAGAATCTGGAAACTAAATGACCAATCTGAAACCTATAAAATATTATTTCAGACCGGCAATATTGAAAAAATTGATTCCGATTTTCAGATCGATATCAATCGTTACCCCATACTTGAATCAATATCAAAGCACAGAACAATTTTAAGCCAGGAAACAATCAGCACATTAAGAAAAAAAGGCATATTTAAATATTCTGCTTCTGGTGTTGGCAGAAGAAAAAAAATTAAAGAAAAATTTTATTATGAGTATTTGCTTGCTCTTAATAGTGATAAAATAGACGAAGAGTTCAGAATTAATCTTAACATTATTGCAACAGCTTTAACTGCACAAATAAAACAAAGAAGAACATCGGCAAGTGTTGATCACCTTAAAGCAGATATTGACAGAGCCAGACAACTTCAAAAAAGTATTCTTCCTGAGCACGAATACAAGTTCAATGTTTATGATCTCTACGGAATAACAAATCCTGCTGAGATTGTCGGTGGAGATTTCTTCGATTATCTTCTGCATGGATCCGATGGTGAAAGACTTGGAGTAGCAGTCGGAGATGCTGCAAGTAAAGGTGTCGGTGCTGCTGCTGAAGCTATGTATATTTCAGGTGCACTGAGAATGGCGAGTGGTTTTGAATTAAAGATTGCAGCATTGATGCGGAGAATGAATCAGCTTGTTAATCTGATTTTTGAAGATGATAAATTTACTTCTCTTTTTTATGGTGAATTAACAACACATCGTGGTGGATTATTTCTTTATGCAAATGCTGGTCATAACCCGCCCATCTTTATTAAAGCAAAAACAAAAGTTGCTGAATATCTGAAAACAACTGGTCCGGTTCTGGGTCCCGCACCCGATGCAAAATATTTTGTCGATAGTATAAATTTTTCAAAGGATGATGTTCTTCTTCTTTATTCAGACGGAATTACAGAATCAGCTGATAATAATTATGATGCATACGGAGATGATCGCCTGTTGAATAAAGTAAAAGAGCTGAGCGAATCTTCACCAAAAGAAATTGCTCTGGGAATCCTGGAAGATGTAATTAAATATTCAAAGAATGGAAAATACTCTGACGATATGACATTGGTAGTTATCAAAAAAATGAAATGA
- a CDS encoding DUF1028 domain-containing protein — protein sequence MKNLIQKYSFTLLALSLLIQFKLLAQDTFSIVAVDTVTGEIGSAGASCVGPIGGIGAFILSDVIEGIGGIHTQASWNATNQQNAHNKMLEGLSPQEIIDWLIINDAQGNPTVRQYGIVDLTRNGESAAYTGVNCLNYKNHVTGPGYSIQGNILLGQIIIDTMQTTFLNTSGPIADRLMATLQAAKIVGADTRCAVRGTSSQSGFVKVVRIGDGNTPYLQIVVPDTPIGTDPIDSLQTMFDNWKIAKFNTVDPFLSQIEINPDTIPANGTSQAVITILPKNNSDTLLASGKQIVLSNTGIGQLSSVIDLGDGTYESTITSPVAEGADTISVIVISGTDTVSIFWKAIVFYSNPVSISDNSVSPNDFHLYQNSPNPFNPSTKIKYTIPNVVESETKQSNFVTLKVYDVLGNEIATLVNEEKPAGTFEIEFDASGLSSGLYFYRLRVGDPETSSQNGQARQGFVETKKMIYLR from the coding sequence ATGAAAAATTTAATTCAGAAATATTCATTTACTCTATTGGCTTTGAGCTTGTTGATTCAATTTAAACTCCTTGCGCAGGATACATTCTCAATTGTTGCAGTTGATACTGTAACCGGAGAAATCGGAAGTGCTGGTGCTTCGTGTGTTGGTCCAATTGGTGGAATAGGTGCATTTATTCTAAGTGATGTAATTGAAGGCATTGGAGGTATTCATACACAAGCTTCATGGAACGCCACCAATCAGCAAAATGCGCACAATAAAATGTTAGAAGGATTATCACCACAAGAAATAATTGATTGGTTGATAATAAATGACGCCCAGGGAAATCCAACCGTTCGTCAATATGGTATTGTTGACTTAACCAGAAATGGCGAAAGCGCAGCTTACACCGGTGTAAATTGTTTAAACTATAAAAATCATGTTACCGGTCCTGGTTATTCAATACAGGGAAATATTTTACTTGGACAGATTATTATCGACACAATGCAAACAACTTTTCTTAATACATCCGGACCAATAGCTGACAGGCTGATGGCAACACTTCAGGCAGCAAAGATAGTTGGGGCAGATACTCGTTGTGCTGTAAGAGGAACTTCTTCTCAGTCAGGTTTTGTAAAAGTTGTAAGAATTGGTGATGGAAATACTCCGTATCTTCAGATTGTTGTGCCGGATACTCCGATTGGAACTGATCCGATTGATTCACTTCAAACTATGTTTGATAATTGGAAGATAGCAAAGTTCAATACTGTTGATCCGTTTTTATCACAGATTGAAATTAATCCTGATACGATTCCAGCAAATGGAACTTCACAAGCAGTAATAACCATCTTGCCAAAAAATAATTCCGATACGCTTCTTGCAAGTGGAAAACAAATTGTTCTGTCAAATACAGGTATTGGTCAATTAAGCTCAGTTATTGATTTGGGAGATGGAACTTATGAATCAACTATTACTTCTCCTGTTGCGGAAGGAGCAGATACTATTAGTGTAATTGTTATATCAGGTACTGACACTGTTTCAATTTTCTGGAAAGCGATAGTCTTTTATTCAAATCCTGTTTCAATTTCAGATAATTCAGTATCACCAAACGATTTTCATCTTTATCAGAATTCTCCGAATCCTTTTAATCCATCCACAAAAATCAAATATACTATTCCAAATGTCGTTGAGAGTGAAACGAAGCAATCTAACTTTGTAACTTTGAAAGTTTATGATGTACTTGGAAACGAAATTGCTACACTCGTTAACGAAGAAAAACCGGCAGGTACCTTCGAAATTGAATTCGATGCCTCTGGATTATCAAGCGGATTATATTTTTACCGGTTGAGGGTTGGAGATCCCGAAACAAGTTCCCAAAATGGGCAGGCACGACAAGGTTTTGTTGAAACTAAGAAGATGATTTATCTGAGATAA
- a CDS encoding peptidase M64 — protein MKLILSLMIFASITYSQINFEDYFEDKTLRLDYFHTGNKDNDSYSFDELIEEPFWGGSKVNLVDKFNYGKYRFEVYDENSNTLIYSRGYATLFSEWQTTEEAKQTFKTFSETVIFPFPMKPVIVKFYGHNRKNELLKKFEFRIDPENYFIKPERTAEYENFEVIHSGDPAVKVDIVIIPEGYTKDEMDKFKNDCEKFAGYLFNSSPFKENKNKFNIWGIAAPSVESGVDIPKENIWKKTLVNSNFYTFDTERYLMTSDNKTLRNVASNAPYDQIYILANTDKYGGGAIYNHYSLSVTNDKNFEFIVTHEFGHGFASLADEYWTSDVAYQDFYPQDVEPLDPNLTTLVDFNSKWKDLVKEGTPIPTPATDEFKNKVGAFEGGGYMEKGIYRPMEDCTMRSIKVDGLCPVCKRAIQQMIDFYSE, from the coding sequence ATGAAATTAATTTTATCCCTGATGATATTTGCTTCTATTACTTACTCTCAAATAAATTTTGAAGATTACTTCGAGGACAAAACACTGCGTCTCGATTATTTTCATACAGGAAATAAGGACAATGATTCTTATTCATTCGATGAATTGATCGAAGAACCATTTTGGGGAGGATCAAAAGTAAATCTTGTTGATAAATTCAATTACGGCAAATACAGGTTTGAAGTTTACGATGAAAACTCTAACACTTTAATTTACTCAAGAGGATACGCAACACTTTTCAGTGAATGGCAGACAACAGAAGAAGCAAAACAGACTTTCAAAACTTTCAGCGAGACGGTCATATTTCCATTTCCAATGAAACCTGTTATTGTAAAATTTTACGGTCATAACAGGAAAAATGAACTGCTGAAAAAATTTGAGTTCAGAATTGATCCGGAAAACTATTTTATCAAACCGGAAAGAACTGCTGAGTATGAAAATTTTGAAGTTATTCATTCAGGCGATCCGGCAGTTAAAGTTGATATTGTCATAATTCCCGAAGGTTATACAAAAGATGAAATGGATAAATTCAAAAACGATTGCGAAAAATTTGCTGGTTATCTGTTCAACTCCTCTCCGTTCAAAGAAAATAAAAATAAGTTCAACATCTGGGGAATAGCAGCCCCTTCTGTCGAATCCGGAGTTGATATTCCTAAAGAAAATATCTGGAAGAAAACTTTAGTCAATTCAAATTTTTACACGTTTGATACTGAAAGATATTTGATGACCTCAGATAATAAGACACTGCGCAACGTTGCTTCAAATGCACCTTACGATCAGATTTATATTTTAGCTAATACTGATAAATATGGAGGTGGAGCAATTTACAATCATTATTCTTTATCGGTAACGAACGACAAGAATTTTGAATTTATTGTAACGCATGAATTCGGTCATGGATTTGCTTCTCTGGCAGATGAATATTGGACATCGGACGTTGCATATCAGGATTTTTATCCGCAAGATGTTGAACCGCTTGATCCTAATCTTACTACACTTGTTGATTTTAATTCAAAGTGGAAAGATCTTGTAAAAGAGGGAACACCGATACCAACTCCGGCTACGGATGAATTTAAAAATAAAGTTGGTGCATTCGAAGGCGGTGGATATATGGAAAAAGGAATTTACAGACCAATGGAAGATTGTACGATGAGATCTATCAAAGTAGATGGTTTATGTCCTGTTTGTAAACGTGCAATTCAGCAAATGATAGATTTTTATTCGGAATAA
- a CDS encoding 4a-hydroxytetrahydrobiopterin dehydratase, giving the protein MALLNQDEITKKLSSISGWKLEENQIVKLFQFKDFAEALSFVNKVGAEAEKMDHHPDIFIHSWNKVKITISTHSEGGITKKDFQLAEKIEGLG; this is encoded by the coding sequence GTGGCTTTATTAAATCAAGACGAAATAACAAAAAAACTTTCCTCAATATCCGGCTGGAAACTGGAAGAAAACCAGATCGTAAAACTTTTCCAGTTTAAAGATTTTGCTGAGGCACTTTCATTTGTAAACAAAGTTGGTGCAGAAGCAGAAAAAATGGATCATCATCCGGATATTTTTATTCATTCCTGGAATAAAGTTAAAATCACAATCTCAACTCACAGTGAAGGTGGAATTACAAAAAAAGATTTTCAGCTTGCAGAAAAAATTGAAGGACTCGGATAG
- a CDS encoding orotate phosphoribosyltransferase, translating into MTETEILNIFKKSGALLTGHFLLTSGRHSDRYFQCAKVLQYPEYNEVLCKMIADNFRKYEIDTVIAPAIGGLVVGQEVARQLNKRFIFAEREDKKLSLRRGFALDDNEKVLVCEDVVTTGGSVFEVIDIVKNNNANVVGVGFIVDRSNGSVNFNYPQFSTLKMEVVSYLPDECPLCREDIELVKPGSRIIK; encoded by the coding sequence ATGACTGAAACAGAAATTCTAAATATCTTCAAAAAATCAGGCGCACTTTTAACCGGACATTTTCTTTTAACTTCAGGAAGACACAGCGACAGATATTTCCAGTGTGCAAAAGTTTTACAATATCCTGAATACAATGAAGTGCTTTGTAAAATGATTGCAGATAATTTCAGAAAGTATGAAATAGATACTGTGATTGCACCTGCAATTGGCGGACTTGTCGTTGGGCAGGAAGTTGCACGTCAGTTAAACAAAAGGTTCATCTTTGCAGAAAGAGAAGATAAAAAACTTTCTCTCCGAAGAGGTTTTGCTCTCGATGATAATGAAAAAGTATTGGTTTGTGAAGATGTTGTAACGACTGGTGGTTCAGTGTTTGAAGTAATTGACATTGTAAAAAACAACAATGCAAATGTTGTTGGTGTCGGGTTCATTGTGGACAGAAGTAATGGCAGCGTGAATTTTAATTATCCTCAGTTCTCAACTTTAAAAATGGAAGTTGTTTCTTATCTGCCTGATGAATGTCCTTTATGCAGAGAAGATATTGAACTTGTAAAACCAGGCTCGAGAATAATAAAGTAA
- a CDS encoding ATP-dependent Clp protease ATP-binding subunit, protein MDGNFSDRLQDVIRLSREEALRLGHDYIGTEHLLLGIIREGQGVAVRILRNLDCDLLKLKKAIEDTVRTSGGTLTIGNIPLTKQAEKVLKITQIESKIYKADVIGTEHLLLSLLRDEDNIATQILHQFNVTYDSARSELNALLSSKGNKDAGPAKVTSPDRKTEKTKTPVLDNFGRDLTKLAIDDKLDPVVGREKEIERVAQILSRRKKNNPVLIGEPGVGKTAIAEGLALRIVQKKVPRILQDKRVVTLDLAGLVAGTKYRGQFEERMKALMNELEKAKDVILFIDELHTIVGAGGASGSLDASNMFKPALSRGDIQCIGATTLDEYRKHIETDGALDRRFQKVMVDPPSYDETRQILEKIKFKYEEHHHVKYSDAAIDSAVKLSNRYITDRHLPDKAIDVLDEAGSRVHMGNFEVPEEILDLEEEIEQVRREKAAVVKRQDYEEAARLRDKERNLQADLESTKREWDAKTRDIVHDVNEDDIATVVAMMTGIPVNRIAQTESEKLLKMDEALKQFIVGQDEAIKKLTKAIRRTRAGLKNPNRPIGSFIFLGPTGVGKTELCKALARYLFDSEDSLVRIDMSEYMEKFSLSRLVGAPPGYVGYEEGGQLTEKVRRKPYSVVLFDEIEKAHPDIFSILLQVLDDGILTDSLGRKVDFRNTIIIMTSNVGTRDIKTISSFGFSDSKPKDQYDKMKDTVEDAMKKLFNPEFLNRIDDTIVFRNLDKEDIMQIIDIEIKGLYKNLEENKMDLILDQTAKEFLVNKGFDEKFGARPLRRAIQKYVEDPLAEEILRGSFKEGTKIVAKHVEGADDLVFYDESLEVAKPGEETKAPGRVEN, encoded by the coding sequence ATGGACGGAAATTTCTCAGATAGATTACAGGATGTAATCAGATTGAGCCGGGAGGAAGCTCTTCGGCTGGGGCACGATTATATCGGAACAGAACATCTTCTGCTCGGAATCATCAGGGAAGGTCAGGGTGTTGCTGTTAGAATATTACGGAATCTTGACTGTGATTTATTGAAACTGAAAAAAGCAATTGAAGATACGGTAAGAACTTCTGGTGGAACTTTGACGATTGGCAATATTCCACTGACAAAACAAGCAGAAAAAGTTTTAAAGATTACTCAGATCGAATCAAAAATTTATAAAGCAGATGTGATTGGTACCGAACATTTGCTTCTTTCACTTTTAAGAGATGAAGATAATATTGCAACCCAGATATTGCATCAATTCAATGTTACCTATGATTCAGCAAGATCAGAACTAAATGCGTTGCTGAGCAGCAAAGGAAACAAAGATGCTGGTCCTGCCAAAGTTACTTCACCTGATAGGAAAACTGAAAAAACTAAAACTCCGGTGCTCGATAATTTTGGAAGAGACTTAACAAAACTTGCTATTGACGATAAGCTTGATCCTGTTGTTGGTAGAGAAAAAGAAATTGAAAGAGTTGCTCAGATTTTGAGCAGAAGAAAGAAAAATAATCCTGTACTAATTGGTGAACCGGGTGTTGGAAAGACAGCAATTGCAGAAGGACTTGCTCTTCGGATAGTTCAAAAGAAAGTCCCCCGAATTTTACAGGATAAAAGAGTTGTTACTCTTGATCTTGCTGGTCTCGTTGCCGGAACAAAATACCGCGGTCAGTTTGAAGAGAGAATGAAAGCTCTGATGAATGAACTTGAAAAAGCAAAGGATGTTATTTTATTCATCGATGAATTACACACAATAGTTGGTGCTGGCGGAGCTTCCGGTTCCCTTGACGCTTCCAATATGTTTAAGCCCGCGTTATCGCGCGGTGATATTCAATGTATTGGCGCTACAACTCTCGATGAGTACAGAAAACACATTGAAACAGATGGTGCACTTGACAGACGTTTCCAGAAAGTCATGGTTGATCCGCCATCTTATGATGAAACAAGACAAATTCTTGAAAAGATTAAATTCAAATACGAAGAGCATCATCACGTAAAATATTCTGATGCTGCAATTGATTCTGCGGTAAAACTCAGTAACAGATATATTACTGATCGCCATTTGCCGGATAAAGCTATTGATGTTCTTGATGAAGCAGGCTCAAGAGTTCATATGGGTAACTTTGAAGTTCCGGAAGAAATTCTTGATCTTGAAGAAGAAATAGAACAGGTTAGAAGAGAGAAAGCTGCCGTAGTTAAGAGACAGGATTATGAAGAAGCAGCACGACTCAGAGACAAGGAAAGAAATCTCCAGGCTGATCTTGAATCAACAAAAAGAGAATGGGATGCAAAGACAAGAGATATAGTTCACGATGTAAACGAAGATGATATTGCTACGGTAGTTGCAATGATGACTGGAATCCCGGTTAACAGAATTGCACAAACTGAATCCGAAAAACTTCTTAAAATGGATGAAGCTTTGAAGCAATTCATCGTTGGTCAGGATGAAGCTATTAAAAAACTTACAAAGGCAATCAGAAGAACCAGAGCAGGATTAAAAAATCCTAACAGACCAATAGGAAGTTTTATTTTCTTAGGACCAACAGGTGTTGGTAAAACTGAATTATGCAAAGCACTTGCAAGATATCTTTTCGATTCTGAAGATTCACTTGTTAGAATTGATATGAGCGAGTATATGGAAAAGTTTTCCTTATCACGGCTCGTTGGCGCTCCTCCGGGATATGTTGGCTATGAAGAAGGCGGTCAACTGACAGAAAAAGTTAGAAGAAAACCTTACTCGGTTGTTCTGTTTGATGAAATTGAAAAAGCTCATCCGGATATTTTCAGTATTCTGCTTCAAGTACTTGATGACGGAATTTTAACTGACAGTCTTGGAAGAAAAGTAGATTTCAGGAATACTATTATTATTATGACTTCAAACGTTGGAACGAGAGATATAAAAACAATAAGTTCGTTTGGATTTAGCGATTCGAAACCAAAAGATCAGTATGATAAGATGAAGGATACTGTTGAAGATGCCATGAAGAAATTATTCAATCCTGAATTTCTTAACAGGATTGATGATACAATTGTCTTCCGTAATCTTGACAAGGAAGATATAATGCAGATCATCGACATTGAAATAAAAGGATTATACAAGAATCTTGAAGAGAATAAGATGGATTTAATTCTTGATCAGACTGCAAAAGAATTCCTTGTCAACAAAGGTTTTGACGAAAAGTTTGGTGCAAGACCTTTAAGAAGAGCAATCCAGAAATATGTTGAAGATCCATTGGCAGAAGAAATTCTTCGTGGTTCATTCAAAGAAGGAACCAAGATAGTTGCAAAGCACGTTGAAGGTGCAGATGACCTCGTATTTTACGATGAGTCATTAGAAGTTGCAAAACCAGGCGAAGAAACAAAAGCCCCCGGACGAGTAGAAAACTAA